A genomic window from Candidatus Methylacidiphilum fumarolicum includes:
- a CDS encoding citrate synthase/methylcitrate synthase → MTEATKAGLEGIVAGKTSISTVGKEGLDLTYRGYSIHDLAKKATFEEVIFLLLHGELPTLTQLNEFIDQLMSWRSLPPELQTVLKLIPKDCNPMDVLRTGCSMLGTLEPEKSSSLQLTIAKRLLAIMPSMLLFWYQYHMGKGSIETSSESEKTIAAHILHLLYGHPASPSQIRALDVALILHAEHEFNASTFTCRVITSTLSDFYSAITGGICALRGPLHGGADEAAMEQIIQFKSADEAEVGIKSMLTKKEKIMGFGHRVYKYGDPRSDIIKEWAKKLSDEPSKKNLFAIAERIEEVMFREKHLYPNVDFYSALTYHFLGIPTFLFTPLFVISRTSGWCAHIFEQRANNRLIRPIAEYVGPLPKPFIPIEERN, encoded by the coding sequence ATGACTGAAGCAACGAAAGCTGGACTAGAAGGGATCGTAGCAGGGAAAACTTCTATAAGCACTGTAGGAAAAGAAGGGCTCGATTTGACTTATAGAGGATATTCCATTCATGATTTAGCAAAAAAGGCAACCTTCGAAGAAGTCATCTTTCTCTTACTCCATGGAGAATTACCCACCTTAACACAGCTTAACGAATTCATTGATCAGCTAATGTCCTGGCGTTCCCTCCCCCCTGAACTTCAAACCGTTTTAAAACTCATCCCTAAGGACTGCAATCCCATGGATGTCTTACGGACGGGCTGTTCAATGCTTGGAACCCTTGAACCTGAAAAGAGCAGCAGCCTCCAGTTGACTATTGCCAAAAGGCTACTGGCAATCATGCCTTCCATGCTACTGTTCTGGTATCAATATCATATGGGCAAAGGATCTATTGAGACTTCATCAGAAAGCGAAAAAACAATAGCCGCTCACATTTTGCACCTTTTATATGGTCATCCTGCTAGTCCCTCTCAAATACGCGCCCTGGATGTCGCCCTAATCCTTCATGCCGAGCATGAATTCAATGCCTCGACTTTTACCTGTAGAGTTATTACTTCGACTCTTTCCGACTTTTATTCTGCTATTACTGGAGGAATCTGTGCTTTAAGAGGCCCTTTACATGGAGGAGCCGATGAAGCAGCCATGGAACAAATCATACAGTTTAAATCAGCGGATGAGGCCGAGGTCGGCATAAAATCCATGCTCACCAAAAAAGAGAAAATTATGGGTTTTGGACATCGAGTCTATAAATATGGTGATCCTCGGTCGGATATCATAAAAGAATGGGCTAAAAAGCTTTCCGATGAGCCCTCAAAGAAAAACCTCTTTGCAATTGCAGAAAGAATTGAAGAAGTCATGTTCAGGGAAAAGCATCTGTATCCTAATGTAGATTTCTACAGTGCTCTTACTTATCATTTTCTTGGAATCCCCACTTTTCTTTTTACCCCTCTTTTTGTGATTTCTAGAACTTCTGGATGGTGTGCACATATTTTTGAACAAAGGGCTAATAACCGGCTGATTAGACCCATTGCTGAATATGTGGGTCCTCTTCCCAAGCCATTTATACCCATTGAAGAAAGAAATTGA
- a CDS encoding helix-turn-helix domain-containing protein produces the protein MAAYFGVAKNSDYRWIDERRLPAYCVGWLFRFKLSEIEEWVRQNNEREMTPNFVQNQPSSKTLTNRSTPMACSRKRDGNEEIARFFNTTRSFIQGNPDLRDPQVEGWFPTRQNFRIAMPFRRTDKALEALPLVTAPIRHQDSVVDELKNIMHTLLDRAYQENL, from the coding sequence GTGGCTGCCTACTTTGGGGTGGCCAAGAACTCGGATTATAGATGGATCGATGAACGAAGGCTCCCTGCTTACTGCGTGGGATGGCTCTTTCGTTTCAAGCTATCCGAAATAGAAGAGTGGGTGCGCCAGAACAATGAGCGAGAGATGACTCCAAATTTCGTCCAAAACCAACCCTCCTCGAAAACCCTGACGAATCGATCAACACCGATGGCATGTTCAAGGAAAAGGGACGGGAATGAGGAAATAGCCAGATTCTTCAACACAACGCGGTCGTTCATCCAGGGCAACCCTGACTTGCGTGATCCCCAGGTCGAAGGATGGTTCCCCACGCGCCAGAACTTCCGGATCGCCATGCCGTTCAGACGAACAGATAAAGCTCTCGAAGCCTTGCCTCTAGTCACAGCACCCATTCGACACCAAGACTCCGTGGTCGACGAGTTGAAAAACATCATGCACACCCTTCTTGACCGCGCATACCAGGAGAACTTATGA
- a CDS encoding tetratricopeptide repeat protein: MIKRLLLFFFLFLTTYCSSSWNSFALGLEKHLYDQINESMDDSLLSRVVELSKEFEKNYPQSSDLAAVYLKHAEALYFLAKYEDLVTLLSQKGLPPFSVEDSGKIAFWRAEAYRAMGKWTEAIREYETAEKYLLDTALLEKVWIRKGFSLWQDGKTKEAQETISKVLHSKNAASCAEALLIFGKIALSNGNQNEAKEYFHSVIAKSPNSESGIEAKYWTGKLLEQNHPQEAVPYFQSVVDQAGFSRDINILGFLELGKTYLALEETGKAMQAFEKGLSLCKKEELQLLFVKYYLDAAIALSRLNEARQKLFSMFPLEKGSKIGAWVRFIEAEEEAKNEQYDFALLLLEKLLDSQSLLGTDKQVEYSLGRIYYEMGSKEPATKYFYKALASTDAHVSEHALFYLGLIDYDKSKFEDSADKFAQAFQKQGELEEEALYNVLLSRARMHNVDDFLKAKEAFLLKYPTSSFRLEIYLTEANLWEELNQFDNAIGILEKALSDPLIKKEKAILLLNLGKLFLKQAKYAEATEEFMRLCDDYPTDKFVPEALYLAVFSDYLAGHIGAHAAREKMIEILRKYPSDPIAPKALFSAAEYAYDEADFYGARWLFEEVPKDYPNSELGDQAYYWASKAAIECKDLSGAVLLLEKIPENSPIKSEARLLQGKIYFDQSQYPAAVSLFDGVLDKEPTGKLHVIALLRKADCFFAMAAKEKKYYQEASSLYSNVIKDPSADIEEKDEAAFKFAVCLQKQGRIEDALASFLDVLNGRTDHIKYDADRETSHALQSTLFPEFYWRIKAGVEAALIKEEQKDWVGALTIYRKLESLGGPTQQEFHETLNRLKKEHFLTEGF, encoded by the coding sequence ATGATCAAGCGCCTTTTGCTCTTTTTTTTTCTTTTTCTAACCACTTACTGCTCTAGCTCTTGGAACAGTTTTGCGCTGGGTCTTGAAAAACATCTTTATGATCAGATCAATGAATCAATGGATGATAGCCTGCTTAGTCGCGTGGTCGAATTATCGAAAGAATTTGAAAAGAATTATCCTCAATCCTCAGATCTTGCTGCTGTTTATCTCAAGCATGCAGAAGCCTTGTATTTCCTGGCCAAATACGAGGATCTTGTTACGCTTTTATCGCAAAAAGGACTACCGCCATTTTCCGTTGAAGATTCTGGGAAAATCGCTTTTTGGAGGGCTGAAGCTTACCGAGCTATGGGAAAATGGACAGAAGCGATTCGAGAATATGAGACAGCTGAAAAATATCTTCTGGATACGGCACTCCTTGAAAAGGTTTGGATTAGAAAAGGCTTTTCTTTATGGCAAGATGGGAAGACTAAGGAAGCTCAAGAAACGATCAGTAAAGTCTTACATTCTAAAAATGCGGCTAGTTGTGCTGAAGCCCTGCTAATCTTTGGAAAGATTGCATTAAGTAATGGCAATCAAAATGAAGCTAAAGAGTATTTTCATTCGGTTATAGCTAAAAGCCCTAATTCGGAAAGTGGTATAGAAGCCAAGTACTGGACAGGAAAGCTACTGGAACAAAACCATCCTCAAGAGGCTGTTCCCTATTTTCAGTCTGTTGTGGATCAAGCGGGTTTTTCTAGGGATATTAACATTCTTGGCTTCTTGGAACTTGGAAAAACTTATCTGGCTTTAGAAGAAACGGGAAAAGCGATGCAGGCTTTTGAAAAAGGGCTTAGTTTGTGTAAAAAAGAAGAGTTACAGCTTCTTTTTGTCAAATACTACTTGGATGCAGCTATCGCTTTAAGTCGGCTCAACGAGGCTAGACAGAAGCTTTTTTCTATGTTCCCTCTTGAAAAGGGATCAAAGATTGGAGCCTGGGTAAGATTTATTGAGGCTGAAGAAGAAGCAAAAAACGAACAATATGATTTTGCACTGCTTCTTTTGGAAAAGCTTTTGGATAGTCAATCCTTGTTAGGGACCGATAAACAGGTGGAATATAGCCTAGGCAGAATTTATTATGAGATGGGTTCTAAGGAACCTGCTACAAAATACTTCTATAAAGCACTAGCCTCGACGGATGCGCATGTAAGCGAACATGCATTGTTTTATCTGGGGCTAATTGATTATGATAAATCAAAATTTGAAGATAGTGCTGATAAATTTGCGCAGGCTTTTCAAAAGCAGGGAGAACTTGAAGAAGAGGCCCTTTACAATGTCCTTCTTTCGAGGGCTCGGATGCATAATGTGGATGATTTTCTCAAAGCAAAAGAAGCTTTTTTATTGAAATATCCTACCAGTAGCTTCCGCTTGGAGATTTATCTTACCGAAGCTAATCTTTGGGAAGAACTCAATCAATTTGACAATGCTATTGGCATACTCGAAAAAGCGCTATCGGATCCTTTGATAAAAAAGGAGAAAGCCATTTTACTTTTAAATCTTGGAAAACTCTTTTTAAAACAGGCAAAATATGCCGAGGCTACTGAAGAATTTATGAGGCTTTGTGATGATTACCCAACCGACAAATTTGTTCCTGAGGCATTATACCTGGCTGTTTTTTCTGATTATCTCGCTGGCCATATAGGTGCGCATGCTGCCAGAGAGAAGATGATAGAAATTTTAAGAAAGTATCCTTCCGATCCTATTGCCCCTAAAGCTTTGTTTTCGGCTGCTGAGTATGCCTATGATGAAGCGGATTTTTATGGGGCACGATGGCTTTTTGAAGAAGTGCCGAAAGACTATCCCAACAGTGAGTTAGGAGATCAAGCTTATTATTGGGCATCAAAAGCAGCGATCGAGTGCAAAGATCTCTCGGGGGCCGTGCTGCTTTTGGAAAAGATTCCAGAAAATTCCCCTATAAAATCCGAAGCTAGATTATTGCAAGGCAAGATTTATTTTGATCAGAGCCAATACCCAGCCGCCGTTTCACTTTTTGATGGGGTATTGGATAAAGAGCCGACAGGAAAACTGCACGTGATTGCGCTCTTAAGAAAAGCCGATTGCTTTTTTGCCATGGCAGCTAAAGAAAAAAAATATTATCAGGAAGCCTCTTCTCTTTATTCCAATGTGATAAAAGATCCATCAGCTGATATTGAGGAAAAAGACGAGGCTGCTTTCAAATTTGCCGTTTGCCTTCAAAAGCAAGGAAGAATTGAGGATGCATTGGCTTCCTTTTTGGATGTTCTCAATGGGAGGACAGACCATATAAAATATGACGCTGACCGAGAGACCTCACATGCGCTGCAATCGACTCTTTTCCCCGAGTTTTATTGGAGAATTAAAGCTGGAGTAGAAGCAGCTTTAATAAAGGAAGAACAGAAAGATTGGGTTGGAGCCCTCACCATTTACCGAAAACTAGAATCCCTTGGTGGACCTACCCAACAGGAATTCCATGAAACCCTGAATAGGCTTAAAAAAGAGCACTTTTTAACAGAAGGCTTCTAA
- the uvrA gene encoding excinuclease ABC subunit UvrA encodes MIENSFIRIKGAKQHNLKNISLNIPKGQLTVITGVSGSGKSSLAFDTLYAEGQRRYMESLSVYSRQFLEQLEKPEVELIEGLIPAVAVEQKTSAASPRSTLATSTNIYEYLKLLFAHLGEPHHPLTGKKLKKYTVEEIVARLMALPQQTPVMLLAPLIKKEKGNFIPLLEQMQKEGFLRARIDGRLQEIEEVVSLSPEEAHSIEILIDRIRIEPDITSRLYDSVELALRIGRGVLCAVFQDTQGKSGEWVMSNLHYDPEIGFLFQELSPRHFSYNSPLGACPKCQGLGCELDFDPALLIPDPTVSLKDNPLAPWEKIGGGLSKVFLKELLEQAALFGEPIDRSWQDCSEEFKQAILFGSSSISTKKKRKSFKPFEGVIPALKRMYEESKSAILKARLKEFILSVPCKACNGQRLNPEALAVTIELKGWPAFNISKVLDLTVSEALCWVRELLASYTSDKAAQEMLSGLAARLQNLEELGLGYLTLNREIGTLSGGESQRVRLATQLSGELTGLLYVLDEPSIGLHPRDTEKLIRTIKRLKDMGNTVVVVEHDEKSIREADYIVELGPGAGSAGGHIVASGTLEDILKSKASVTGAYLRGELSIPIPARRRKPSRKFIRLFGVRKHNLKNIDIAFPIGLFCCVTGVSGSGKSTLVNDVLAKIFLQQSNDPKTGLDLCDRVEGLSLIKKIIIVDQSPIGRSSRSNPASYCGALPIIRELFAKLPKSKVMGFSAARFSFNVPGGRCERCRGEGLIEVEMAFLPPIFVVCEACQGKRFNRETLEVTYRGKNIADVLDMTIEEGCDFFKNIPPLFEKLEMMSKVGLGYLKLGQPAITLSGGEAQRLKLAVELQRKTEGRTLYILDEPTTGLHFADIDLLLKLLHNLVERGNTVIVIEHNLDVIKSADYVIDLGPEGGEKGGEVVATGSPEEVAREAISWTGRYLRALFERQR; translated from the coding sequence ATGATAGAGAACTCTTTTATTAGGATCAAAGGAGCCAAGCAACATAATTTAAAAAACATTTCTTTAAATATTCCTAAAGGCCAGCTGACGGTAATTACAGGAGTCAGCGGCTCAGGAAAATCCTCGCTTGCTTTTGATACTCTGTATGCCGAAGGCCAAAGAAGGTATATGGAAAGCCTTTCGGTCTACTCAAGACAATTTCTTGAGCAGCTTGAAAAACCAGAGGTGGAATTAATTGAAGGCTTGATTCCTGCTGTGGCAGTAGAACAGAAAACTTCTGCAGCCTCTCCACGTTCCACTTTGGCTACTTCGACCAATATCTATGAATATTTGAAGTTACTTTTTGCCCATCTTGGCGAGCCTCACCATCCGTTGACTGGGAAAAAACTAAAAAAGTATACAGTCGAAGAAATAGTGGCTCGTCTTATGGCATTACCACAGCAGACTCCGGTTATGCTTTTGGCTCCATTAATCAAAAAAGAAAAAGGCAATTTTATTCCTCTTTTAGAGCAGATGCAAAAAGAAGGATTCTTGAGAGCAAGAATCGATGGCCGCCTCCAAGAAATCGAAGAGGTGGTGAGTCTTTCCCCAGAGGAAGCCCATTCCATAGAAATACTGATTGACCGGATACGGATTGAGCCAGATATAACGAGCCGTCTTTATGATTCTGTAGAATTGGCTTTAAGGATAGGAAGAGGTGTATTATGTGCTGTCTTTCAGGATACTCAAGGTAAATCGGGGGAATGGGTCATGAGTAATCTTCATTATGACCCAGAAATAGGTTTTCTTTTTCAGGAACTAAGTCCAAGACACTTTTCGTATAATTCTCCTTTGGGAGCTTGTCCTAAATGCCAGGGGTTAGGGTGTGAGCTTGATTTTGATCCTGCTTTGCTGATTCCCGATCCAACTGTCTCTTTGAAAGATAATCCTTTGGCTCCTTGGGAAAAAATCGGGGGAGGATTATCTAAAGTGTTCCTTAAAGAATTGCTCGAACAAGCCGCTTTGTTTGGAGAACCTATCGATAGGAGCTGGCAAGACTGTTCGGAGGAATTTAAGCAGGCTATTTTGTTTGGCTCTTCGAGTATCTCAACAAAAAAGAAAAGAAAAAGTTTTAAGCCTTTTGAAGGCGTTATTCCTGCTCTCAAAAGAATGTATGAGGAAAGCAAGTCTGCAATCCTTAAGGCTAGGCTGAAAGAATTTATTCTTTCGGTTCCTTGCAAAGCCTGCAATGGGCAAAGACTTAATCCAGAAGCCTTAGCTGTGACTATTGAATTGAAGGGCTGGCCGGCATTTAACATATCGAAGGTGCTGGATCTTACTGTATCGGAGGCTTTGTGTTGGGTAAGAGAACTCTTAGCGTCTTACACAAGTGATAAGGCAGCTCAAGAAATGCTCTCTGGATTAGCAGCTAGGCTCCAAAACCTAGAAGAACTTGGACTTGGGTATCTGACATTGAACAGAGAGATTGGCACTTTGTCTGGGGGAGAATCGCAGAGGGTAAGATTGGCCACACAACTTTCAGGAGAATTGACAGGCTTGCTCTATGTGTTGGATGAACCAAGCATTGGTCTTCACCCAAGAGATACAGAGAAATTGATTAGGACAATAAAAAGGCTCAAAGACATGGGTAATACAGTTGTGGTGGTAGAACATGATGAAAAGAGTATTAGGGAAGCCGATTATATCGTTGAACTTGGGCCAGGAGCAGGTTCGGCTGGCGGACATATTGTTGCTTCTGGAACTTTAGAGGATATACTCAAATCCAAAGCTTCCGTGACAGGGGCCTACTTACGCGGGGAACTTTCTATTCCAATTCCAGCAAGACGAAGAAAACCATCAAGAAAGTTTATACGGCTCTTTGGCGTCAGAAAGCATAACTTAAAAAACATCGATATTGCTTTTCCTATTGGACTTTTCTGCTGTGTCACAGGGGTAAGCGGATCAGGTAAAAGCACTCTTGTCAATGATGTCCTTGCAAAAATATTTTTGCAGCAAAGCAATGATCCAAAGACTGGATTAGATCTATGTGATAGAGTGGAAGGATTGTCCTTGATTAAAAAAATTATCATTGTAGATCAATCTCCTATTGGCAGATCGTCTCGATCCAATCCAGCAAGTTATTGTGGGGCTTTGCCCATCATTAGGGAACTTTTTGCAAAACTTCCCAAATCGAAGGTCATGGGATTTTCCGCTGCGAGGTTTAGTTTTAATGTTCCCGGAGGTCGGTGTGAACGGTGTAGAGGAGAGGGGCTTATAGAAGTGGAAATGGCATTTCTTCCTCCAATTTTTGTTGTTTGTGAAGCATGCCAAGGGAAACGATTCAATCGGGAGACATTAGAAGTCACTTACCGGGGGAAGAATATTGCGGATGTCTTGGATATGACTATAGAAGAAGGCTGTGATTTTTTTAAGAATATCCCTCCTCTATTCGAAAAACTTGAAATGATGTCGAAAGTTGGTCTTGGCTATTTAAAACTTGGACAACCTGCTATCACTCTTTCGGGAGGCGAAGCACAGAGACTGAAACTAGCTGTGGAATTGCAAAGAAAGACTGAAGGCAGAACACTTTATATTCTTGATGAGCCGACAACCGGTCTGCATTTTGCCGATATTGATTTGCTTCTCAAACTGCTCCATAATCTAGTGGAACGAGGCAATACGGTGATTGTGATCGAACATAATCTTGATGTTATTAAGTCGGCAGATTATGTTATAGACTTAGGACCGGAGGGAGGGGAGAAGGGGGGAGAAGTCGTTGCAACTGGTAGCCCGGAAGAAGTGGCCAGAGAAGCCATAAGCTGGACTGGGAGATACCTACGAGCCTTATTTGAGCGACAGAGATGA
- a CDS encoding DUF3455 domain-containing protein produces the protein MRNFLFTTFFFLFQFSLLFAQKNSGLVLPSHTMIVLVAEAKGVQIYSSQPQIGEKNSFEWKLTAPKALLFDKSGKQIGKHYSGPSWELNDGSKITAMLPPIAKVDQQTAIPWLLLKVKSHEGKGLLSNVQYVIRVATLGGLPPKKAPSKENQCSKISYRATYLFLAKRAQSF, from the coding sequence ATGAGGAACTTTTTATTTACAACTTTTTTCTTTTTATTCCAATTTTCCCTTTTATTCGCACAAAAAAACTCTGGGCTTGTGCTTCCTTCCCATACGATGATTGTTTTGGTAGCCGAGGCAAAAGGGGTTCAGATCTATTCCAGTCAGCCTCAAATTGGGGAAAAAAACAGCTTTGAATGGAAATTGACAGCTCCAAAAGCCTTACTATTTGATAAATCTGGAAAACAAATTGGCAAGCATTATTCTGGGCCAAGTTGGGAGCTGAACGATGGGAGTAAAATAACCGCTATGCTTCCTCCCATAGCGAAGGTGGACCAACAGACTGCTATTCCCTGGTTACTTTTAAAAGTTAAATCTCACGAAGGCAAGGGTCTTTTAAGTAATGTCCAATATGTCATTCGGGTTGCTACCCTAGGAGGTCTTCCACCTAAAAAAGCACCTTCTAAAGAGAATCAATGTTCGAAAATATCCTATCGAGCCACTTATCTTTTTTTAGCCAAGAGGGCCCAATCTTTTTGA
- a CDS encoding HNH endonuclease signature motif containing protein: MKGRRDKPQHEDQAAKRPKQRKSVSSLASKKLYQEADNRCPFCGVADVAVLEIHHIDEDPSNTKIENLIVVCRNCHTKITCEEISPADVHAKKVELFWLHKAAPWRDEKSLGQSVNVDAASVSGSIIANTVTFGRKRSPRMQYPVDSIGADAIKKGYTDYLIKRYFDYCKADASYLWQFAPFQPCRNSLTIQRKFKVKTFFIHVSRFEELCDYINGRVGQTNHGWYNCARSVPNYGSFEEYEAEQLRHE, encoded by the coding sequence ATGAAAGGACGCAGAGATAAGCCCCAGCATGAGGACCAGGCAGCTAAACGCCCGAAACAGCGCAAGTCGGTTTCATCTTTGGCGAGCAAGAAGCTTTATCAGGAAGCCGACAATCGCTGTCCATTCTGCGGTGTTGCTGACGTAGCCGTGCTAGAGATTCATCACATAGACGAAGACCCCTCGAACACTAAGATTGAGAATCTGATTGTCGTGTGCAGGAACTGCCACACCAAGATCACGTGTGAGGAGATTTCGCCGGCGGATGTCCATGCGAAGAAGGTAGAACTGTTTTGGCTTCACAAGGCGGCACCCTGGCGGGACGAAAAGAGTCTCGGGCAGTCGGTTAATGTGGATGCCGCGAGTGTCAGCGGCAGCATTATCGCCAACACCGTGACCTTTGGCCGCAAACGGTCACCCCGAATGCAATACCCGGTGGATTCTATCGGTGCGGACGCCATCAAGAAGGGATACACCGACTATCTGATCAAACGCTACTTCGATTATTGTAAGGCCGACGCTAGCTATCTATGGCAGTTTGCGCCCTTTCAACCATGCCGAAATTCACTTACCATTCAGCGCAAGTTCAAGGTAAAAACATTCTTCATCCATGTCTCACGCTTTGAGGAGCTCTGTGACTACATCAATGGCCGAGTGGGCCAGACTAATCACGGCTGGTACAACTGTGCGCGATCCGTTCCGAATTACGGCTCATTTGAAGAATACGAGGCGGAGCAACTAAGGCATGAATAA
- a CDS encoding polysaccharide deacetylase family protein, whose amino-acid sequence MNRRFFFKKVIFSFFGVSIGYSLRDVFSLQQPIVNYNATSPAPSHSKNPLDIEVPFVHSGPGFGRRIAITFDDGPVPHTTEMVLRALESRKIPATFFMLGEHVKVYPSLAREVQAAGHEIGNHTFNHPQLSKLSDAQVEDQIRLTQDLIVDATGTRPVWLRPPYGSFRRSQAHIAYKFKLGVALWNVDTRDWTKPGAQKVMQIIEKETKPGSIILLHDIHKETAQMTGQILDFLLEKEYEFSTISGFVGHPYAPARVPS is encoded by the coding sequence ATGAATAGAAGATTTTTTTTCAAAAAAGTTATTTTCTCATTCTTTGGTGTTAGCATTGGATATTCTCTTCGGGATGTTTTTTCTCTGCAACAGCCAATTGTCAACTATAATGCGACTTCTCCAGCTCCAAGCCATTCAAAAAACCCACTAGATATCGAAGTCCCCTTTGTTCATAGCGGTCCTGGCTTTGGCAGAAGGATTGCAATAACTTTTGATGATGGACCTGTTCCCCATACGACTGAAATGGTTTTGCGCGCTTTAGAAAGCAGGAAAATCCCTGCAACTTTCTTCATGCTTGGAGAGCATGTGAAAGTCTATCCTTCTTTAGCTAGAGAAGTGCAGGCAGCGGGACATGAGATTGGAAATCATACATTCAACCATCCACAACTTTCTAAGCTGTCTGATGCCCAAGTAGAAGACCAGATCCGACTTACTCAAGATTTAATTGTGGATGCTACAGGAACTCGTCCGGTATGGCTGAGACCTCCTTATGGATCATTCCGACGCTCTCAAGCTCATATAGCCTATAAATTCAAGCTGGGAGTGGCCCTATGGAATGTGGATACAAGAGATTGGACGAAGCCTGGGGCACAAAAAGTAATGCAGATTATAGAGAAGGAAACGAAGCCTGGTTCCATCATTCTTTTGCATGATATTCATAAAGAAACCGCACAAATGACAGGGCAAATACTCGATTTTCTTCTGGAAAAAGAATATGAATTTTCGACCATTTCGGGGTTTGTTGGCCATCCTTATGCCCCTGCTCGAGTTCCTTCCTGA
- a CDS encoding TlyA family RNA methyltransferase, whose product MRKERLDQQLVRKGMASSREEAKRLILAGKVSILDKPGARLKPSSLLDPDQPLKIEQREKYVSRGGYKLEVLFHSFHLHVEGKICLDVGSSTGGFVDCLLQHGARTVYCVDVGKGLLHWKIRSDPRVKIMEGMNARYLKKEDFSNQLFDVITVDVSFISLKLILPALFPLLTPNGLVCALIKPQFEAGKKEVGKKGVIRDEGIRNRVIKDLELWLTANFPMKTAAVIPSPILGQEGNQEYLWVIEQKDPCIDLKPHL is encoded by the coding sequence GTGAGAAAAGAAAGGCTTGATCAGCAGCTTGTGAGGAAAGGGATGGCATCCTCTAGGGAAGAGGCTAAGCGGCTTATTCTTGCAGGAAAAGTTTCAATCCTCGATAAGCCTGGAGCTAGACTTAAACCAAGCTCACTTCTTGATCCTGACCAACCCCTAAAAATCGAGCAAAGGGAAAAGTATGTCAGTAGAGGGGGATATAAACTGGAAGTCCTTTTTCATTCTTTTCATTTGCATGTGGAAGGGAAGATATGTTTGGATGTCGGATCTTCGACTGGTGGGTTTGTCGACTGCTTACTTCAGCATGGCGCTCGAACCGTTTATTGTGTTGATGTGGGAAAGGGGCTTTTGCATTGGAAAATAAGGTCTGATCCTCGAGTCAAAATAATGGAAGGGATGAATGCAAGATATCTGAAAAAAGAAGATTTTTCTAATCAACTTTTTGATGTAATAACCGTTGACGTTTCCTTTATCTCACTGAAATTGATCTTGCCTGCCCTATTTCCATTACTTACTCCCAATGGATTGGTTTGTGCTTTGATTAAACCTCAATTTGAAGCAGGGAAAAAGGAGGTTGGCAAGAAAGGAGTCATAAGGGATGAGGGCATTAGAAATCGAGTAATCAAAGATCTTGAGCTTTGGCTTACAGCTAATTTCCCTATGAAAACAGCGGCAGTCATTCCTTCCCCCATTTTAGGGCAGGAAGGAAATCAGGAATATTTGTGGGTGATTGAACAAAAAGACCCTTGTATTGACTTAAAGCCTCATCTGTAA